A stretch of Acidobacteriota bacterium DNA encodes these proteins:
- a CDS encoding SDR family oxidoreductase, producing the protein MIDLRQRRVAVTGGSRGIGAACCRLFAGAGAAVLVAYGGRRGAAEELAEELRQINPGPHDTVGGDLASPAGAEALAQAARNLWGGLDCLVNNAGVWWRNPLGTFDVESYRRLMAVNVDGCFLAARAVLPLLERSSDGNIVNITSTAGQRGEADYSAYAASKGAMIAATKAWSTELAPRVRVNSVAPGWVDSEMCAPAFADGGRERIAASIPLGRVADPGDIAGPVVFLASSLARHITGEVLNVNGGSVLAG; encoded by the coding sequence TTGATCGACTTGCGCCAGCGGCGGGTGGCGGTGACCGGTGGTAGCCGCGGTATCGGCGCCGCCTGCTGCCGGCTCTTCGCCGGCGCCGGGGCCGCCGTGCTGGTGGCCTACGGTGGGCGTCGCGGGGCGGCCGAGGAACTGGCCGAGGAGCTGCGGCAGATCAATCCGGGCCCCCACGACACGGTGGGCGGAGATCTCGCGTCGCCGGCCGGGGCCGAGGCCCTGGCGCAGGCGGCGCGGAACCTCTGGGGCGGCCTCGATTGTCTGGTCAACAACGCCGGCGTCTGGTGGCGCAATCCCCTCGGAACCTTCGATGTCGAGTCCTATCGCCGCCTGATGGCGGTCAACGTCGATGGTTGCTTCCTCGCTGCCCGCGCCGTCCTGCCGCTGCTCGAGCGCTCGTCCGACGGCAACATCGTCAACATCACCTCGACCGCCGGTCAGCGGGGAGAGGCTGACTACAGTGCCTATGCCGCCTCCAAAGGCGCGATGATCGCCGCCACCAAGGCCTGGTCGACGGAGCTCGCGCCGAGGGTGCGGGTGAACTCGGTGGCCCCCGGCTGGGTCGATTCGGAGATGTGCGCGCCGGCCTTCGCCGATGGTGGCCGCGAGCGCATCGCGGCGTCGATCCCCCTGGGGCGGGTCGCCGATCCCGGCGACATCGCCGGCCCGGTGGTGTTTCTCGCCTCATCGCTGGCTCGCCACATCACCGGCGAGGTCCTCAACGTCAACGGTGGCAGTGTCCTGGCCGGCTGA